The following proteins are co-located in the Planococcus plakortidis genome:
- a CDS encoding ABC transporter substrate-binding protein produces the protein MKKSGILLTTLAAAGILSACGASGAATGDSEETIVLGYFPNLDHATAMVAKDQQFYESNLPEGTNVEYVTFADGSDFMTALKTGDIDGGLVGPGPAMNNYTNGADVRMIAGGASGGTVVMARDGSGIESIEDIPGSTFITPRVGCTHDVQFETYMKENGITSNRIGGEMIHQTGKPAQYEAMFETGKIDVAVAPEPWASVLAQNTGAKVIIEPDEISFGTSLPASVLVTSSELIESDPETVQAIVDAHEEATAFIEENPEESKEIVISTIDDITGQELEKSVIDGAWDNMFFSTDIDGEEIQAFGDSSFDLKFLKEKPDFSELTDTQFLN, from the coding sequence ATGAAAAAATCTGGGATTTTATTAACGACACTTGCGGCTGCAGGCATCCTGTCAGCTTGCGGAGCATCAGGTGCCGCAACAGGCGATTCCGAAGAAACCATCGTACTCGGCTATTTCCCGAACCTTGACCACGCCACGGCAATGGTCGCAAAAGACCAGCAATTCTATGAAAGTAATTTGCCTGAAGGCACCAATGTCGAATACGTCACATTCGCTGACGGCTCCGACTTCATGACGGCCCTGAAAACCGGCGATATCGACGGCGGGCTAGTCGGTCCCGGGCCTGCAATGAACAACTACACGAATGGCGCGGATGTACGCATGATTGCCGGCGGCGCAAGCGGCGGAACGGTCGTCATGGCGCGTGACGGCAGCGGCATCGAATCTATCGAGGACATCCCCGGCAGCACGTTCATCACACCGCGTGTCGGCTGCACACATGATGTCCAGTTCGAAACGTATATGAAAGAAAACGGCATCACTTCCAACCGCATCGGTGGGGAAATGATCCACCAGACCGGCAAGCCGGCACAATACGAGGCCATGTTCGAAACCGGCAAGATCGACGTTGCGGTCGCCCCTGAACCTTGGGCATCCGTCCTTGCGCAAAATACCGGCGCCAAAGTGATCATCGAACCGGATGAGATTTCCTTCGGCACTTCACTTCCGGCATCTGTCCTCGTGACTTCCAGCGAATTGATCGAGTCAGATCCTGAAACTGTCCAGGCCATTGTCGATGCACACGAAGAAGCTACTGCCTTTATTGAAGAAAATCCTGAAGAATCCAAGGAAATCGTCATTTCCACCATCGACGACATTACCGGACAGGAGCTTGAAAAATCTGTGATCGACGGTGCTTGGGACAATATGTTCTTCAGCACGGACATCGACGGCGAGGAAATCCAGGCCTTCGGCGATTCGTCATTCGACTTGAAATTCCTGAAAGAAAAACCCGACTTCAGCGAATTGACCGATACGCAATTTTTGAACTAG
- a CDS encoding Na/Pi cotransporter family protein, with translation MGMFMAILGGIGLFVLGMQMMTGALKELAGGFIKEWMNRFAGGTGRAIFSGAFITAVIQSSTAVTLLTIGFVSAGLLSFAQSVGIIMGANIGSTSTGWLVSLLGFKVDLQGWALPIVGFGVLLKTFLAERNATYGSVIAGFGLLFLGIGVLQEGMVELQQAVSFAGLTNIFLLVLIGTVMTIIMQSSSAAVATTLTALFSGVIEFEQAAYLVIGQNIGTTLTAILAAIGAGTAAKRAGLTHVLFNIGTAILALILTPQLLHATAAITEFLLDEFDAAFGIAIYHT, from the coding sequence ATGGGGATGTTTATGGCGATTTTAGGCGGGATCGGATTATTTGTGCTGGGGATGCAAATGATGACAGGTGCCTTGAAAGAGCTGGCTGGCGGATTCATCAAAGAATGGATGAATCGCTTTGCGGGCGGCACCGGACGCGCTATTTTTTCAGGCGCTTTCATCACGGCCGTCATCCAATCGTCCACCGCCGTCACGCTTTTGACCATCGGTTTCGTCAGTGCCGGCCTGCTCAGCTTCGCGCAATCGGTCGGCATCATCATGGGGGCGAATATCGGAAGCACAAGTACTGGTTGGCTGGTTTCGCTGCTCGGCTTCAAGGTGGACCTGCAAGGCTGGGCGCTCCCGATTGTCGGATTCGGGGTGTTATTGAAAACCTTCCTGGCCGAGCGAAACGCGACTTATGGTTCGGTTATCGCAGGATTCGGGTTGTTGTTTCTTGGCATCGGTGTCTTGCAGGAAGGGATGGTGGAGTTGCAGCAGGCTGTGTCGTTTGCCGGGCTGACGAATATTTTCCTGCTCGTGTTGATCGGTACCGTGATGACCATCATCATGCAATCTTCGAGTGCTGCTGTCGCGACTACACTGACGGCTTTGTTTTCAGGGGTCATTGAATTCGAACAGGCAGCGTATCTCGTCATCGGCCAGAATATCGGCACGACGCTCACTGCCATCCTTGCCGCGATCGGCGCGGGGACAGCGGCGAAGCGTGCGGGTTTGACGCATGTGCTGTTCAATATCGGGACCGCCATATTGGCGCTGATCTTAACGCCTCAATTATTGCATGCGACCGCCGCGATCACCGAATTCCTGCTTGATGAATTCGATGCTGCATTCGGCATCGCCATTTACCATACTTAG
- a CDS encoding reverse transcriptase-like protein, which yields MKVRIDWTYKSPKNKVVQFLSEELEANEALMVAQDLERTGRTKRLQFADRHNSNWSIKELNNYVKEVETEPHDVIAYYDGGFDRHSKRAGLGCAIYFKQNGKDYRLRKNAVIDEIDSNNEAEYAALSMAVQEIELLGVHHLPVRFIGDSRTLVNQMSGEWAVPEESLARWADRIDQRLEKIGIHPEYEFVPRKENAEADRLATQALGETVVESLIDLNADK from the coding sequence ATGAAAGTACGGATTGACTGGACGTATAAATCACCGAAAAACAAAGTTGTGCAATTTCTTTCCGAAGAGCTCGAAGCGAACGAAGCGCTGATGGTGGCGCAGGATCTGGAACGCACAGGGCGGACCAAACGCCTTCAATTCGCCGACCGGCATAACAGCAACTGGAGCATCAAGGAACTGAATAACTATGTCAAGGAAGTCGAGACGGAGCCGCATGACGTCATCGCCTATTACGATGGGGGCTTTGACCGCCATTCGAAACGGGCAGGGCTCGGCTGCGCAATTTATTTCAAGCAAAATGGCAAGGACTATCGCCTGCGGAAAAACGCCGTCATCGATGAAATCGATTCGAATAACGAGGCCGAGTACGCGGCGCTGTCGATGGCTGTGCAGGAAATCGAATTGCTGGGTGTCCATCATCTCCCTGTCCGCTTTATCGGCGATTCGAGGACGCTGGTCAACCAGATGAGCGGTGAATGGGCCGTGCCGGAAGAAAGCCTGGCGCGGTGGGCAGACCGTATCGACCAGCGTCTGGAGAAAATCGGCATTCACCCCGAATACGAATTCGTCCCGAGAAAAGAAAATGCCGAAGCTGACCGTTTGGCCACACAAGCGCTGGGTGAAACGGTTGTGGAAAGTTTGATTGACCTGAACGCAGATAAATGA
- a CDS encoding glycerate kinase yields MKIIVAPDSFKGSISAREAARAMAEGILDAAPGSEVIQLPSADGGEGTMAILVAATNGHIVTKQVAGPFGKPVAASFGVLGNGKTCVIEIAEASGLTLLSEAERNPERASTEGTGELIRHALDAGYREFIIGLGGSATNDGGTGLLRALGMRFLDAAGEMLPPGAAALDELCAIDTDSFDPRIQACRFVIASDVDNPLVGPKGASHVFGPQKGATDEMAEALDRKLSHYADIVEKETGVSLRDFPGAGAAGGAGGALLAFFPAVMKRGIDVVLKASGFSESVASSDLIFTGEGKSDRQTLSGKAAFGIAQAAADHGKPVILLSGTIDPECRGDLERFFNEVHAVAGGEITVKQSMDNAYAHLRERAKEVFTAYVHHHPQRS; encoded by the coding sequence ATGAAAATCATCGTAGCGCCGGATTCTTTTAAAGGCAGCATTTCCGCTAGGGAAGCTGCCCGCGCAATGGCAGAAGGGATACTGGATGCCGCTCCAGGTAGCGAGGTCATTCAATTGCCGTCCGCTGACGGCGGTGAGGGCACGATGGCGATTCTGGTCGCAGCGACAAACGGCCACATTGTCACAAAACAGGTCGCGGGCCCATTCGGAAAGCCGGTCGCTGCCAGTTTCGGAGTGCTTGGAAACGGCAAGACGTGCGTGATTGAAATCGCAGAGGCTTCGGGATTGACTTTGCTGTCAGAAGCAGAGCGCAATCCGGAGCGGGCATCGACGGAAGGAACAGGGGAATTGATCCGCCACGCGCTCGACGCCGGGTATCGGGAATTCATCATCGGGCTAGGGGGCAGCGCGACGAATGACGGGGGCACAGGCTTGCTCCGCGCGCTCGGCATGCGGTTTCTCGATGCTGCAGGTGAGATGCTGCCGCCGGGGGCTGCGGCGTTGGATGAACTGTGCGCGATAGATACAGACTCTTTTGACCCGCGCATCCAGGCTTGCCGCTTTGTCATCGCCAGCGATGTCGACAATCCGCTGGTCGGCCCAAAAGGCGCTTCGCATGTATTCGGGCCGCAAAAAGGCGCCACCGATGAAATGGCGGAGGCGCTGGATCGGAAGTTAAGCCATTACGCCGATATTGTCGAGAAAGAGACGGGAGTGTCTTTGCGCGATTTTCCGGGTGCGGGGGCAGCTGGGGGCGCTGGCGGCGCGTTATTAGCTTTTTTCCCGGCTGTCATGAAGCGAGGCATTGACGTGGTTCTTAAAGCTTCTGGATTTTCGGAAAGCGTGGCGTCGAGTGATTTGATTTTCACGGGTGAAGGAAAATCAGACCGACAGACTTTATCCGGAAAAGCGGCTTTCGGCATCGCACAAGCGGCCGCCGATCACGGCAAGCCGGTCATCTTATTGTCGGGCACGATCGACCCGGAGTGCCGCGGGGACTTGGAGCGCTTTTTCAATGAAGTGCATGCAGTCGCAGGAGGGGAGATTACGGTCAAACAATCGATGGACAATGCGTATGCCCATTTGCGCGAACGGGCAAAAGAGGTCTTTACCGCTTATGTGCACCATCATCCACAGCGGAGTTAA
- the cysK gene encoding cysteine synthase A, giving the protein MKPFDSITDLIGDTPVVKLNRLVPEGAAEVYVKLEMFNPTKSVKDRAAYNMIKQAEESGALKAGSTIIEPTSGNTGIGLAMVAAAKGYRSILVLPDNATQERINLLKAFGSEVVLTPSDDKMPGAIQKALELRETIPGSFIPQQFENPANPDAHRGTTALEILEQMGGQLDAFVASAGTGGTITGTGETLKEQLPNLHITVVEPKGSPVLSGGKPGKHKLVGTSPGFVPDTLNTAIYDEIMAIEDENAIDMFRRAAREEGVFVGPSAGATIYAAIEIAKRLGAGKKVLCIAPDTGERYLSMNLFE; this is encoded by the coding sequence ATGAAACCCTTTGATTCCATTACAGACCTGATCGGCGATACGCCCGTCGTTAAATTGAACCGCCTCGTCCCTGAAGGCGCAGCGGAGGTCTATGTAAAACTCGAAATGTTCAACCCGACCAAAAGCGTCAAGGATCGGGCAGCTTATAATATGATCAAGCAAGCAGAAGAATCCGGTGCCTTGAAGGCGGGATCGACGATCATCGAACCGACCAGCGGCAATACCGGCATCGGCCTCGCGATGGTCGCCGCGGCTAAAGGCTACCGATCGATCCTGGTGCTGCCGGACAACGCTACACAGGAGCGCATCAATTTGCTGAAAGCGTTCGGTTCGGAAGTCGTTTTGACGCCAAGCGATGACAAGATGCCGGGCGCGATCCAAAAAGCGCTGGAATTGCGCGAAACGATTCCTGGAAGCTTCATCCCCCAACAATTCGAAAACCCGGCCAACCCGGACGCCCACCGTGGGACGACCGCGCTCGAGATCCTCGAGCAAATGGGCGGACAGCTCGATGCATTCGTCGCATCGGCAGGAACCGGCGGCACCATCACCGGTACCGGCGAGACTTTAAAAGAGCAGTTGCCGAATCTCCATATAACGGTCGTCGAACCGAAAGGATCCCCTGTCCTGTCAGGTGGCAAGCCAGGCAAGCACAAACTGGTCGGTACGAGCCCCGGGTTTGTGCCGGACACCTTGAATACGGCGATTTACGATGAAATCATGGCGATCGAAGATGAAAACGCCATTGATATGTTCCGGCGGGCCGCCCGGGAAGAAGGCGTTTTTGTCGGCCCTTCTGCAGGCGCAACCATCTATGCGGCAATCGAAATCGCGAAACGGCTCGGTGCCGGAAAGAAAGTGTTATGCATCGCGCCGGATACCGGCGAACGTTATTTGAGCATGAACCTATTTGAATAA
- a CDS encoding YusW family protein: MKKMTAGMAAVILLAGCGTGQETSETATADAGNAEQQKADTANGNGNATEGELAADSAETAMQDEGAPSAANGEIREFDLELEFTDGREWDFDYNRNKALIERDSGDRLSGQDAQDEFGRLFKSVQFSTSSPLEDIKREVLEAVNAEQPDVRDFELDVKFDSGEEMEIDHDVRNGVNSGEVGEFSLELQFTDGGEASYEFESDGREAEIERRDGSEIEGANAMKEMEQLIGQVTITMGRSIDDMKTEVLQALSIDAAEVRDLELEIDYRGGEEIKFSHDAE, from the coding sequence ATGAAGAAGATGACAGCAGGAATGGCTGCAGTGATATTACTGGCAGGTTGCGGAACAGGACAAGAGACGAGCGAAACGGCCACAGCAGATGCTGGGAATGCGGAGCAGCAGAAAGCGGATACAGCGAATGGAAACGGCAACGCAACAGAGGGTGAGTTAGCAGCGGACAGCGCAGAAACTGCAATGCAAGACGAGGGAGCGCCTTCAGCAGCAAACGGCGAGATCCGCGAATTCGACTTGGAGCTGGAGTTCACCGATGGCCGTGAATGGGATTTTGACTATAACCGCAACAAAGCGTTGATTGAACGCGATTCAGGAGACCGGTTATCCGGCCAGGATGCTCAAGATGAATTTGGCCGGCTTTTCAAGTCTGTCCAGTTTTCAACGTCAAGCCCACTTGAAGACATCAAACGTGAAGTGTTGGAAGCAGTCAATGCGGAACAGCCGGATGTCCGGGATTTTGAACTGGATGTGAAATTCGATTCGGGCGAAGAAATGGAAATCGATCACGATGTGCGAAATGGGGTAAATTCCGGGGAAGTCGGTGAATTCTCTCTCGAACTGCAATTTACAGATGGCGGTGAAGCGAGCTATGAATTCGAAAGCGATGGACGGGAAGCGGAAATCGAGCGCCGGGACGGATCGGAAATCGAAGGGGCAAATGCAATGAAAGAGATGGAACAGTTGATCGGCCAAGTCACGATCACGATGGGCCGTTCCATCGACGACATGAAAACCGAAGTTCTCCAGGCATTGTCGATCGATGCTGCTGAAGTAAGGGATCTCGAACTCGAAATTGATTACAGGGGCGGCGAAGAAATCAAGTTCTCCCATGACGCGGAATAG
- a CDS encoding DUF3100 domain-containing protein, which translates to MEKVELKNVIKDWRLHAIAFILVAITEAIGQFSIAVGPGVILLLPMLYAFFLGLGLYFTPLISEKNAKNAEPLIILGVTLLIAKIGVTIGPQIEAIIAAGPALLLQELGNLGTIFLALPLAVLLGFRRESIGMTHSIAREPNVGLIVNKFGFSSPEGRGVMAVYIFGTVFGAVFLGLISGLLATATPLHPLSFAMASGVGSGSMMAAASGSLIGAYPELEEQIVAFAGASNLLSLSTGLYFSIFIGLPLAEKLYSLMMRRSERKAAKGGGPNA; encoded by the coding sequence ATGGAGAAAGTAGAATTGAAAAATGTCATCAAGGATTGGCGTTTGCATGCCATTGCATTCATTTTGGTCGCCATTACCGAAGCGATCGGCCAGTTCAGCATTGCGGTAGGGCCAGGGGTCATCCTATTATTGCCGATGCTATATGCGTTCTTTCTGGGGCTTGGCTTATATTTCACGCCGCTCATTTCGGAGAAAAACGCCAAAAATGCAGAACCGCTCATCATTTTGGGGGTGACTTTGCTCATTGCCAAAATCGGTGTCACGATCGGGCCGCAGATTGAAGCGATCATTGCAGCAGGCCCTGCGCTCCTATTGCAGGAACTTGGCAATTTGGGGACGATTTTCCTGGCGCTGCCGCTGGCGGTGCTGCTTGGGTTCCGTCGTGAAAGCATCGGCATGACCCATTCGATTGCGCGTGAGCCGAACGTCGGGCTGATTGTCAATAAATTCGGTTTTTCCTCACCGGAAGGCCGGGGCGTCATGGCGGTCTATATTTTTGGCACCGTGTTCGGGGCCGTTTTTCTTGGGTTGATTTCGGGCTTGCTCGCGACCGCGACGCCGCTTCATCCACTGTCGTTCGCCATGGCATCCGGTGTCGGAAGCGGATCGATGATGGCTGCGGCGAGCGGGTCCTTGATCGGCGCATATCCCGAACTTGAAGAACAGATCGTCGCGTTTGCGGGTGCGAGTAATTTGCTGTCGCTATCCACCGGATTGTATTTCAGTATCTTCATCGGCTTGCCGCTGGCGGAAAAATTGTACAGCCTCATGATGAGAAGATCGGAACGGAAAGCTGCGAAAGGAGGCGGGCCGAATGCTTAA
- a CDS encoding ABC transporter permease translates to MKPAVKRLLFFTGLILFWGLGSHFELWHETILPSPFSVWDALVAGFADLTLVYDLVASFRRLLIGLAVSLLIGTALGILLARSKTADDTIGSMVLALQSVPSIIWLPLAMMWFGLGEGAIIFVVILGGTFVMTLNVRTGIKNVNPLYIKAARTMGSNGIDLFWKVIIPASVPYLVTGARLAWAFAWRALMAGELLSAGPGLGYTLRYASDFGNMALVIGVMIIIGVVGAVVDQLIFQRIEKNVLKRWGLES, encoded by the coding sequence ATGAAGCCCGCAGTTAAGCGCCTCTTGTTTTTCACTGGACTGATCCTATTCTGGGGCCTCGGTTCCCATTTCGAATTATGGCATGAAACAATCCTGCCTTCCCCGTTCAGCGTATGGGATGCGCTGGTCGCTGGGTTCGCCGACCTGACACTGGTTTATGATTTGGTCGCGAGTTTCCGCCGGCTCTTGATCGGACTTGCCGTTTCCTTATTGATCGGCACGGCACTTGGCATTCTGCTGGCACGTTCGAAAACAGCCGATGACACGATTGGCTCAATGGTGCTCGCCTTGCAAAGCGTTCCGAGCATCATCTGGCTACCGCTTGCGATGATGTGGTTTGGCCTCGGCGAAGGCGCCATCATATTCGTCGTCATCCTCGGCGGCACATTCGTCATGACGCTCAATGTCCGAACAGGGATCAAAAATGTCAATCCGCTCTACATCAAGGCCGCCCGCACGATGGGATCGAATGGCATCGACCTGTTCTGGAAAGTCATCATCCCTGCATCAGTGCCTTACCTGGTAACTGGCGCACGGCTAGCTTGGGCATTCGCCTGGCGCGCGCTGATGGCCGGAGAGCTTCTCAGTGCCGGGCCTGGGCTTGGCTACACATTGCGCTACGCTTCCGATTTCGGCAATATGGCACTCGTCATCGGCGTCATGATCATCATCGGTGTTGTCGGCGCAGTGGTCGACCAATTGATTTTCCAACGCATCGAAAAAAACGTCCTGAAACGCTGGGGACTGGAATCCTAA
- a CDS encoding ABC transporter ATP-binding protein, which translates to MFIEIQHINKIYSDKDGNANTVLKDINLEIPKGQFVSILGPSGCGKSTLLSMIAGLTSASSGGITVDGKNVQKPGKDRGMVFQEAALFPWMTVTENVVFPLRKDMDKKQASERARHFLQMVQLSNYAGHYPHELSGGMQQRVSIARSLAMDPAVLLMDEPFGALDEQTRSRLHGQLEKIWIDTQKTIVFVTHSISESIKLSDRIVVMGTRPGTVIADIDVDIPRPRDEHKQQVAALEERIMGLLKGEIDKVINEELAYEARS; encoded by the coding sequence TTGTTTATTGAAATTCAGCACATCAACAAAATTTACAGCGATAAAGACGGCAATGCCAATACCGTCTTGAAAGATATAAACCTTGAAATCCCGAAAGGCCAATTCGTCTCGATTCTCGGCCCTTCGGGGTGCGGCAAGTCGACTTTATTGTCGATGATTGCCGGTCTCACGTCCGCTTCGTCCGGCGGGATCACTGTCGATGGAAAGAACGTCCAAAAGCCCGGTAAAGACCGCGGCATGGTCTTTCAGGAAGCGGCCCTATTCCCCTGGATGACCGTTACGGAGAATGTCGTTTTCCCGCTTCGCAAGGACATGGACAAAAAGCAAGCTTCAGAACGCGCACGCCATTTCCTCCAGATGGTCCAGCTCAGCAATTACGCTGGCCATTATCCGCATGAACTGTCTGGCGGCATGCAGCAGCGCGTCTCGATTGCGCGTTCGCTGGCGATGGACCCGGCCGTGCTCTTGATGGATGAACCGTTCGGCGCGCTCGATGAACAGACACGCAGCCGGCTGCACGGGCAGCTGGAGAAAATTTGGATCGATACACAAAAAACGATCGTCTTCGTCACGCACAGCATTTCAGAATCGATCAAGCTATCGGACCGCATCGTGGTCATGGGCACGCGGCCCGGTACCGTCATCGCCGACATCGACGTCGATATTCCGCGCCCCCGCGATGAACACAAGCAGCAAGTCGCTGCACTCGAAGAACGTATCATGGGGCTGTTGAAAGGCGAAATCGACAAAGTCATAAACGAGGAGCTTGCCTATGAAGCCCGCAGTTAA
- a CDS encoding DUF4397 domain-containing protein: MKKLSVSLVAMLVLFSLLGSLVMADEHGDMAKVRVLHASPDAPAVDVYVNGDLTLEEVPFKTDSGYLEVPAGTHDVEVFAAGTEYAAGEGVLQADLEVEAGKAYTVAAANLLESIEFVVAEDSMEVTEGQAKIRVGHLSPDAPAVDVGIIGGDALFSGAEFLGITDYAEVAPDTYDLEIRLPDGTQVLPLEGTELAADTVYSVFAVNTVDSLEVIALVDYEAAASPDGMPTTGLGTPEQSQSMWLLIGGALVLVAASGFVWRKRFQ, encoded by the coding sequence ATGAAGAAACTATCTGTCTCTCTTGTCGCAATGCTGGTGCTGTTTTCCCTTCTCGGCTCTTTGGTCATGGCGGATGAACACGGCGATATGGCAAAAGTACGGGTGTTGCACGCTTCACCTGATGCCCCTGCGGTAGATGTATATGTCAACGGTGATTTAACGCTCGAAGAAGTACCGTTCAAGACGGATTCCGGTTACCTGGAAGTCCCGGCGGGCACACATGATGTAGAAGTGTTTGCTGCAGGTACGGAGTATGCAGCAGGGGAAGGCGTCTTGCAGGCTGACCTGGAAGTGGAAGCTGGAAAAGCTTACACAGTTGCTGCCGCAAACCTCTTGGAATCCATCGAATTTGTAGTAGCTGAAGACTCCATGGAAGTAACGGAAGGCCAAGCGAAAATCCGTGTCGGCCATTTGTCTCCGGATGCACCGGCGGTTGATGTCGGGATCATCGGCGGAGATGCGTTGTTCAGCGGAGCAGAGTTCCTGGGAATCACAGATTATGCAGAAGTAGCTCCTGACACGTACGACTTGGAAATCCGCTTGCCGGATGGCACGCAAGTTTTGCCGCTCGAAGGAACTGAACTTGCTGCAGATACTGTCTACTCGGTCTTTGCAGTCAACACAGTCGATTCACTTGAAGTGATCGCTCTTGTCGATTACGAAGCAGCTGCATCACCGGATGGAATGCCGACAACTGGGCTTGGTACGCCTGAACAATCCCAGTCCATGTGGTTGTTGATCGGCGGCGCGTTGGTCTTGGTAGCTGCTAGCGGGTTTGTGTGGAGAAAACGATTTCAATAA
- a CDS encoding potassium channel family protein gives MQWKVGTDVKKQIVIIGLGRFGSSVCKELYGMGHDIMAIDSNPETVSTMSDYASHTATADATDEGSLKSLGVRNFEYAIVAIGDDLQASVLCTLMLKELGVPKVWVKARDQQHQKILERIGADRVIQPEYEMGVRTAHHIDSEKVVDYINLSDNYSIIELAASDKVIGKTLGSLNIRKDYGCMILAIKHGEDVNIAPLLEDSVKEGDILIAMGHKDDLKRFEDKGL, from the coding sequence ATGCAATGGAAAGTAGGGACAGATGTGAAAAAACAAATAGTGATCATCGGGCTTGGGCGCTTCGGAAGCAGTGTCTGCAAAGAGCTTTATGGAATGGGGCACGATATCATGGCGATCGATTCCAATCCGGAAACGGTCAGCACGATGTCCGATTATGCGAGCCACACCGCGACAGCCGATGCGACGGATGAAGGCAGTTTGAAATCGCTCGGCGTCCGAAATTTCGAGTACGCTATCGTCGCAATCGGTGATGATTTGCAGGCGAGTGTTTTATGCACGCTGATGTTGAAGGAATTGGGCGTCCCGAAGGTTTGGGTTAAAGCGCGCGATCAGCAGCATCAAAAGATCCTGGAACGCATCGGGGCTGACCGTGTCATCCAGCCGGAATATGAAATGGGCGTCCGGACGGCGCATCACATCGATTCCGAGAAAGTCGTCGATTATATCAATCTGTCGGATAACTACAGCATCATCGAACTGGCAGCGTCCGATAAAGTAATCGGCAAAACGCTCGGGTCATTGAATATCCGGAAAGATTACGGTTGCATGATCTTGGCGATCAAGCACGGCGAAGATGTCAATATTGCGCCATTGCTCGAAGACTCGGTCAAGGAAGGCGATATCTTGATTGCGATGGGGCATAAAGATGACCTTAAACGTTTTGAAGACAAAGGGCTGTAG
- a CDS encoding MFS transporter — MANERTQAGGETLESYIESPEKLQGLYKRTLWIVMLSQIFGGAGLAAGITVGALLARDMLGTESYAGLPVFLFTLGSAGAALIVGRLSQRFGRRTGLAAGFLAGGAGSIGVVFAAISGNVWLLFLSLVIYGAGTATNLQARYAGTDLASAKQRGTAVSVALVATTFGAFAGPNLVGVMGSFAESIGVPALAGPFILAGAAYILAGIVLFVLLRPDPLMVSRFISDQQKRDQAASGEERMAGPAVNSRGVFLGATVMIITQIVMVAIMTMTPVHMGHHGHSLNAIGMVIGIHVAAMYLPSLVTGVLVDKAGRVAIVVAAGLTLLSAGLVAAFAPGDSLFVLILALALLGLGWNFGLISGTTLIVDSTKPKARAKTQGTVDVLIALAGATGGGMSGMVVAGTSFAVLSLAGGILSLLLVPVVIWFWRNQETSIS; from the coding sequence ATGGCTAATGAAAGAACGCAAGCAGGCGGCGAAACGCTTGAAAGCTATATCGAGTCGCCGGAGAAATTGCAGGGCTTGTATAAGCGCACTTTATGGATTGTCATGCTATCGCAAATTTTCGGGGGAGCGGGCCTGGCTGCAGGAATTACGGTCGGCGCTTTGCTCGCGCGGGATATGCTCGGCACAGAAAGCTACGCGGGGCTCCCGGTTTTCCTCTTTACGCTCGGATCTGCAGGGGCTGCGCTCATCGTCGGGCGCCTGTCGCAGCGCTTTGGGCGCAGGACAGGATTGGCTGCCGGTTTTCTAGCGGGAGGCGCCGGTTCGATTGGCGTCGTGTTTGCCGCGATCTCGGGCAATGTCTGGCTGTTGTTCCTGTCGCTTGTCATTTATGGTGCGGGAACGGCGACGAATCTACAAGCGCGTTATGCTGGAACGGACCTGGCAAGCGCAAAGCAACGCGGCACGGCCGTCAGCGTAGCGCTGGTGGCCACGACGTTCGGGGCATTTGCCGGGCCGAATCTCGTCGGTGTCATGGGAAGTTTCGCTGAATCGATCGGAGTGCCTGCGCTTGCCGGCCCCTTCATTTTAGCGGGAGCTGCTTACATACTTGCGGGCATCGTGTTATTTGTGCTATTGCGCCCGGATCCGCTCATGGTGTCGCGATTTATCAGCGACCAGCAAAAACGGGATCAAGCCGCATCCGGAGAAGAGCGGATGGCGGGCCCTGCGGTCAATAGCCGCGGTGTCTTCCTCGGGGCTACGGTGATGATCATCACCCAAATCGTCATGGTCGCGATCATGACGATGACGCCGGTGCATATGGGCCATCATGGCCATAGCCTCAATGCAATCGGCATGGTGATCGGCATCCATGTCGCAGCGATGTATCTCCCTTCGCTGGTCACGGGTGTGCTGGTCGATAAAGCGGGGCGCGTGGCGATAGTCGTCGCGGCAGGGTTGACCTTGCTGTCAGCGGGGCTTGTCGCAGCGTTCGCTCCAGGGGATTCACTATTTGTGCTGATCCTCGCACTGGCGTTGCTTGGGCTCGGCTGGAACTTCGGCTTGATCAGCGGCACGACATTGATCGTCGACTCGACGAAACCGAAAGCGCGTGCGAAAACGCAAGGGACAGTCGATGTATTGATCGCCCTTGCCGGAGCGACTGGCGGCGGGATGTCGGGAATGGTCGTAGCCGGCACCAGTTTTGCGGTGCTGTCACTTGCCGGCGGGATCCTGTCGTTGTTGTTGGTCCCGGTCGTCATTTGGTTTTGGCGCAATCAAGAAACCAGTATTTCATAA